A portion of the Flavobacterium limnophilum genome contains these proteins:
- a CDS encoding glycosyltransferase family 4 protein, protein MRFLRNDKLFVKPKTQNLKPETEKLLIITYYWPPAGGPGVQRWLKFVKYLPDFGVQPIVYIPENPTYPIVDENLVNEVSDKAIILKHKIFEPYQLASFFSKNKTKKMNSGIIPNQKKQSFLDKMFLWIRGNLFIPDARVFWVKPSVAFLEKYIVENNIDTIVTSGPPHSLHLIGMELKQKLNVKWFADFRDPWTTIGYHKSLRLSNYAAKKHKALEHQVLNSADTIIVTSNTTKTEFQAITTKPIAVITNGYDTEKVEKQALDTQFSLAHIGSFLSERNPKMLWECLVELINEIPDFKNHLEIKLMGAVSQEVLETISQFGLNPYLNNLGYVSHSEAIAHQRKSQVLLLIEINSEDTKSIIPGKLFEYMVSGRPIIAIGPNGSDFAEIITNTNTGVFFDYSEKMKLKSVLLGYYNQFLEGKLQSNAVGLQQYSRKSLTEKLVELIANPKI, encoded by the coding sequence ATGAGATTCCTACGGAATGACAAATTGTTCGTGAAACCCAAAACCCAAAACTTGAAACCCGAAACAGAAAAACTCCTCATAATTACCTATTATTGGCCTCCAGCCGGTGGGCCAGGCGTCCAGCGTTGGTTGAAATTCGTGAAATATTTACCGGATTTTGGCGTCCAGCCGATTGTCTATATTCCGGAAAATCCAACCTATCCCATTGTTGACGAGAACTTGGTAAACGAGGTTTCGGACAAGGCCATTATTTTAAAACATAAAATCTTCGAACCGTATCAATTGGCTTCTTTTTTTTCGAAGAACAAAACCAAAAAAATGAATTCGGGAATTATTCCAAACCAGAAAAAACAATCTTTTTTGGATAAAATGTTTCTTTGGATTCGGGGTAATCTTTTTATCCCTGATGCCCGTGTTTTTTGGGTAAAACCTTCGGTGGCATTTTTGGAAAAATACATTGTCGAAAACAATATCGACACGATTGTCACTTCGGGGCCGCCACATAGTTTGCACCTTATTGGAATGGAATTGAAGCAAAAATTGAACGTGAAATGGTTTGCCGATTTTCGAGATCCCTGGACAACCATTGGCTATCATAAATCCTTGCGATTGTCGAATTATGCTGCCAAGAAACACAAGGCATTGGAACACCAAGTTTTGAATTCTGCCGACACGATTATAGTAACCAGCAATACCACAAAAACCGAGTTTCAAGCCATTACAACCAAGCCAATTGCCGTGATTACGAACGGTTATGACACGGAAAAAGTCGAGAAACAAGCCTTGGATACCCAATTTTCTTTGGCTCACATTGGTTCTTTTCTTTCCGAAAGAAATCCTAAAATGTTATGGGAATGTTTGGTGGAACTGATCAATGAAATTCCTGATTTTAAAAACCATTTGGAAATAAAATTGATGGGAGCAGTCAGTCAGGAAGTGTTGGAAACCATTTCTCAATTTGGATTGAATCCGTATTTGAATAATTTGGGCTATGTTTCGCATTCCGAAGCGATTGCCCATCAAAGAAAGTCACAAGTATTGTTGCTTATCGAAATCAATTCTGAAGACACCAAAAGCATTATTCCGGGAAAATTATTCGAATACATGGTTTCGGGCAGACCCATTATTGCCATTGGCCCCAACGGTTCCGACTTTGCCGAAATCATCACCAATACAAACACGGGAGTATTCTTCGATTATTCCGAGAAAATGAAGCTTAAAAGCGTACTTTTGGGCTATTATAACCAGTTTTTGGAAGGTAAACTACAATCGAATGCCGTAGGGTTGCAACAATATTCCAGAAAGAGTTTGACGGAAAAATTAGTTGAATTGATAGCTAATCCTAAAATCTAA